One Ruficoccus amylovorans genomic window carries:
- a CDS encoding transposase produces the protein MKRKRYTEEQIVALLREADEGRSVDDVCREHNVSKASFHRWKSKYGQMELRDVKRLKELERENAELKKLVADQLLNIKVLEQVNAKKW, from the coding sequence ATGAAACGAAAGAGATACACCGAAGAGCAAATCGTGGCGCTCCTGCGCGAGGCAGACGAAGGCCGCAGCGTGGACGATGTTTGCCGCGAGCACAATGTGAGCAAAGCGAGCTTCCATCGTTGGAAGAGCAAGTACGGACAGATGGAGCTGCGCGATGTGAAGCGTCTGAAGGAGCTTGAGCGCGAGAACGCCGAGCTGAAGAAACTGGTGGCCGACCAGCTTTTGAACATCAAAGTACTGGAGCAGGTAAACGCAAAAAAATGGTAA